From the Cryptosporidium parvum Iowa II chromosome 2, whole genome shotgun sequence genome, one window contains:
- a CDS encoding 20k cyclophilin, producing MPNPVVYFDISIGQTPAGRITMELFADKVPITAENFRALCTGEKGMGQSGKPLCYTGSFFHRIIPQFMIQGGDFTRGDGTGGESIYGSKFRDENFVYTHDAPFLLSMANAGPNTNGSQFFITTVPCPWLDGKHVVFGKVLEGMEVVKSIEKCGSQNGKPTKSVCITASGVLS from the coding sequence ATGCCAAACCCAGTTGTATACTTTGATATCTCAATCGGCCAAACTCCAGCCGGTCGTATCACTATGGAGTTGTTTGCAGATAAAGTACCAATAACAGCCGAAAACTTCAGAGCACTCTGCACTGGAGAAAAGGGAATGGGACAGTCAGGAAAGCCCCTTTGCTACACTGGATCATTCTTCCATCGTATCATTCCACAATTCATGATCCAAGGTGGTGATTTTACTCGTGGTGATGGTACTGGTGGTGAGTCAATCTATGGCTCCAAGTTCAGAGATGAAAACTTCGTCTACACTCATGACGCCCCATTCCTTCTCTCTATGGCTAATGCTGGTCCAAACACTAATGGATCCCAATTCTTCATTACAACTGTTCCATGCCCATGGTTGGACGGAAAGCATGTTGTATTTGGAAAGGTTTTGGAAGGAATGGAAGTAGTAAAGAGCATTGAGAAGTGTGGTTCTCAAAATGGAAAGCCAACCAAGTCTGTATGCATCACTGCTTCTGGAGTTCTCTCTTAA